One window of Nitrospirota bacterium genomic DNA carries:
- a CDS encoding cadherin-like domain-containing protein, with protein sequence MKKRQHYLTSQAAICLLAIAIVCAVMIVRTAWGIIVVPPPALNPLNQSAVTEPPQLFTYVKNKSIAIQIGKAFFWEMQAGSDGIVACATCHHSAGVDKRLKNTLNPGTKAGDTIFGNNTLGVNGFSQFGPNYTLDPVNDFPLHQRDGSGHLQTDPIIRDTNDVIGSQGVRLSDFVGVGVFPDPSVDSALAAEADTVFHDPVYGNLRRVTGRNAPTMINAVFNFTNFWDGRANFRFNGENPFGPADANAGVWFDDPAQPQLVKRPVVIEFASLASQAVGPPLDSVEMSGRGRTFPMLGRKLLGLTPLGKQLVSHDDSVLGGLANSAVTPGAKGLHTGYAQLIREAFNDNLWNSSKLTPDGFTQMEANFSLFWGLAIQLYEATLVSGDSPFDRWLAGDTTALTEQQQFGFSLFAGVGNCTVCHIGTELTAHSIANIGFLNNTINNTIELMFAADGVQNIYDEGFVNNAIRPTAEDLSRGGTAPFTNLLTGQPFPLSFSRLAELQEQALLPFETPILQSFIPVNMPVVADGAFKVPGLRNVELTGPYFHNGSEMTLDSVVNFYSRGGNFPAENIHNLDPVIGAGLTLISNNQTLHVAITDFLTALTDPRVRNESAPFDHPELFIPEGDPEVLTHIPARDSNGVPAPQLALTLNAVLSPTNSTAQTISGTVQAGMTTPAVTVNGGAPVNAIVTGITWSADIGGFQEGANAIEVSAVEIASSIQTSITATITLDTTPPSLTLNAVSTPTGLSTQIISGTVEAGAAVHVSVNGGAASAATVTGTSWSYTAGLTNAGDNTIEVSANDAIGNTTTLPVATIFRNMNTPPVAANDAAMTAMNVSKTINVTANDTGVSNALAPNTLAASAPLHGTAAANLDGTITYTPVTGFTGTDVFTYTVKDIIGNVSNSATVTVSVTSPVSETVTVLRAQFRTATATTGDWVVEGTTTNLLATTITIYSGNSLTGTVIGTASPIEGLWSFRQSGSSVLPDATRTISVQSSPLGTSRPAYPAAVR encoded by the coding sequence ATGAAAAAACGGCAACATTATTTAACATCACAAGCTGCCATATGTTTGCTGGCAATAGCGATAGTCTGCGCTGTTATGATCGTCAGGACAGCGTGGGGAATAATTGTTGTGCCCCCGCCCGCACTGAACCCGCTCAACCAGAGCGCGGTCACAGAGCCGCCGCAGCTCTTCACCTATGTGAAAAACAAAAGCATTGCAATCCAGATCGGAAAGGCATTCTTCTGGGAGATGCAGGCGGGGAGCGACGGCATTGTGGCCTGTGCGACATGCCATCACAGCGCCGGCGTGGACAAACGGCTCAAGAATACTCTTAACCCCGGAACAAAAGCCGGCGATACGATCTTCGGAAACAATACATTGGGGGTCAACGGGTTTTCTCAGTTCGGACCGAACTATACTCTGGACCCGGTCAATGACTTTCCCCTGCATCAACGGGATGGCTCCGGTCACTTACAGACTGATCCGATCATTCGCGATACCAATGATGTGATCGGGTCACAGGGGGTCCGCCTCTCCGATTTCGTCGGGGTCGGCGTCTTCCCGGACCCGTCTGTGGACAGTGCGCTTGCTGCCGAAGCTGACACTGTTTTCCACGATCCTGTGTACGGCAATCTCCGGCGGGTTACCGGCCGCAATGCACCGACCATGATAAATGCCGTATTTAATTTCACCAACTTCTGGGACGGCCGGGCCAACTTCCGCTTTAATGGAGAAAATCCTTTCGGCCCCGCAGATGCGAATGCGGGCGTCTGGTTTGACGATCCTGCTCAGCCGCAGCTTGTGAAGCGGCCTGTTGTCATAGAATTCGCGAGCCTCGCCTCCCAGGCGGTGGGCCCCCCTCTTGACTCCGTCGAGATGTCAGGCAGGGGCCGCACCTTTCCCATGCTTGGCAGAAAGCTGCTCGGTTTGACACCACTCGGCAAGCAGCTCGTCAGTCATGATGACAGTGTGCTTGGCGGCCTTGCCAACTCTGCCGTCACTCCCGGCGCCAAAGGGCTCCATACTGGCTATGCTCAGTTGATAAGGGAGGCTTTTAACGACAACCTCTGGAATTCGTCGAAGCTTACGCCTGACGGGTTTACCCAGATGGAGGCGAACTTCTCTCTCTTCTGGGGGCTTGCTATTCAGCTCTATGAGGCAACTCTGGTCTCCGGCGACTCCCCGTTCGATCGCTGGCTGGCGGGGGATACAACCGCACTCACTGAACAACAGCAGTTCGGGTTCTCTCTCTTCGCAGGTGTCGGCAATTGCACTGTCTGCCACATCGGCACCGAATTGACCGCCCACTCTATTGCCAACATTGGGTTTTTGAACAATACCATTAATAACACAATAGAGTTGATGTTCGCGGCAGACGGCGTGCAGAATATCTACGACGAGGGCTTTGTAAATAACGCAATAAGACCGACCGCCGAGGACCTCAGCAGGGGCGGGACAGCGCCTTTTACCAACCTGCTGACAGGACAGCCGTTTCCGCTTTCATTCTCGCGTCTTGCAGAGCTCCAGGAGCAGGCCCTTTTACCTTTCGAAACCCCGATACTCCAGTCCTTCATTCCGGTCAATATGCCTGTTGTCGCAGACGGCGCATTCAAAGTTCCGGGGCTGCGAAACGTGGAGCTGACCGGCCCTTACTTTCATAACGGCAGTGAAATGACTCTTGATAGTGTTGTGAACTTTTATTCCCGGGGCGGAAACTTCCCGGCAGAAAACATCCATAACCTTGACCCTGTAATCGGCGCCGGACTCACGCTGATATCAAATAACCAGACCCTCCATGTAGCTATAACCGATTTCCTCACAGCTCTTACAGATCCGAGGGTCAGGAACGAGTCAGCGCCCTTCGACCATCCTGAGCTGTTTATTCCGGAAGGCGACCCCGAAGTGTTGACCCATATTCCCGCCCGTGACTCAAACGGAGTGCCAGCGCCGCAGCTTGCCCTCACGCTCAATGCAGTGCTCAGCCCTACTAATTCAACTGCTCAAACAATTTCAGGAACAGTGCAAGCCGGTATGACGACCCCGGCTGTTACAGTCAACGGCGGCGCGCCGGTCAATGCAATTGTGACCGGCATAACCTGGAGCGCTGATATCGGCGGATTTCAGGAAGGAGCAAACGCCATTGAGGTCAGCGCTGTCGAGATCGCCAGCAGTATACAGACATCGATAACAGCTACGATAACTCTTGACACAACTCCGCCTTCTCTTACACTTAATGCTGTATCAACCCCGACCGGCTTGTCTACACAGATTATCTCCGGCACAGTGGAGGCAGGGGCCGCGGTGCATGTTTCAGTCAACGGAGGCGCAGCGTCTGCTGCGACCGTGACCGGAACCTCATGGAGTTATACCGCCGGGCTTACGAACGCAGGAGATAATACTATTGAAGTCAGCGCTAATGATGCCATTGGCAATACTACTACTCTGCCGGTTGCAACGATCTTCAGGAATATGAACACCCCGCCGGTCGCGGCAAACGACGCTGCCATGACTGCGATGAATGTATCAAAGACAATAAACGTGACAGCCAATGATACCGGCGTCAGCAATGCCCTTGCGCCGAACACGCTCGCGGCTTCTGCTCCGCTTCACGGCACGGCAGCAGCTAACCTTGACGGCACGATTACCTATACGCCGGTTACCGGTTTTACCGGCACAGATGTCTTCACATACACAGTGAAAGATATCATCGGCAATGTCTCCAATTCCGCGACAGTCACAGTGAGCGTTACATCGCCGGTTTCCGAGACAGTTACAGTTCTCAGGGCACAGTTCAGGACAGCTACTGCCACTACCGGCGACTGGGTTGTTGAAGGGACTACGACGAACCTGCTTGCGACCACGATAACTATTTACAGCGGCAACAGCCTGACCGGCACGGTCATCGGCACAGCATCTCCCATTGAAGGGTTGTGGAGTTTCCGCCAGAGCGGTTCTTCTGTTCTCCCTGACGCAACCCGCACTATCAGCGTTCAATCGTCACCGCTGGGAACGTCCCGCCCGGCATACCCTGCGGCGGTGAGGTAG
- a CDS encoding multicopper oxidase domain-containing protein has translation MSFNNPAFHIQRQSVQGMEGEWVKMFDPPTASPDTPELLSPTNPVPEFIRAAHPEFTPTTVGYVPSPPHTVGRSLMHGGTITSWDGLKALRFFTFMDPDIFQTFDPVATNGVGGVWPGPTIRVPRGVVFHGQTSAGGPPPHTIHWHGIEPTPMNDGVGHCSMELGKYTYQWQPNFIGTYFYHCHRNTMQHFEFGLYGMLLIEPPDAFNQQNPALPDYAGGYPRRTAANFTNFPEFQAMFPGFTGGDLRSGDPHAMTIPYDVEALWVLDDRDSVWSDNMSGAFDTFPKHGSQPGSNDQFMLGDFHDFNPDYFFCTGVPFPAHVGNTISIAPGITVPPYLNSGVTGMQVSVNAKVNQTILIRALCAAYVGIKITFPIDVVIIAFDGRALGVPPLNQYTKPFLLPANTPYELSTARRFDVLMRSATPFSSFANVEFIHNRTGASLLNGRIPIVISA, from the coding sequence ATGTCATTCAATAATCCAGCATTTCATATTCAAAGACAGTCGGTGCAAGGGATGGAAGGGGAGTGGGTCAAGATGTTTGACCCCCCTACGGCAAGCCCGGACACGCCGGAGCTTTTGAGCCCGACAAACCCTGTGCCGGAATTTATCAGGGCGGCGCATCCCGAATTTACGCCTACAACAGTGGGGTACGTTCCGTCGCCGCCTCATACGGTGGGCCGGAGCCTGATGCATGGAGGGACTATCACCTCGTGGGACGGCTTAAAAGCGCTCAGGTTCTTCACCTTTATGGACCCGGATATTTTCCAGACTTTTGATCCTGTTGCTACAAATGGAGTAGGCGGTGTATGGCCGGGGCCGACTATCCGCGTGCCGCGCGGGGTTGTTTTCCATGGCCAGACCAGCGCAGGCGGCCCGCCGCCCCATACCATTCACTGGCACGGCATAGAGCCGACCCCGATGAATGACGGGGTAGGGCACTGCTCTATGGAGCTTGGAAAATATACTTATCAGTGGCAGCCCAATTTCATCGGCACCTATTTTTACCACTGCCACAGAAACACAATGCAGCACTTTGAGTTCGGGTTGTACGGAATGCTCCTTATAGAGCCGCCCGACGCGTTCAACCAGCAGAACCCGGCGCTGCCTGATTATGCCGGAGGCTATCCTCGCAGGACCGCGGCCAACTTCACTAATTTCCCGGAGTTCCAGGCTATGTTCCCGGGTTTTACCGGAGGAGACCTTAGAAGCGGCGACCCTCACGCTATGACAATACCCTATGATGTGGAAGCGCTCTGGGTGCTTGATGACCGTGATTCCGTATGGAGTGATAATATGAGCGGCGCCTTTGATACCTTTCCAAAGCATGGAAGCCAGCCCGGAAGCAATGACCAGTTTATGTTAGGGGATTTTCACGACTTCAATCCCGATTACTTTTTTTGCACAGGCGTTCCGTTTCCGGCCCATGTCGGAAACACGATAAGCATTGCCCCCGGAATCACCGTTCCACCGTACCTGAACAGCGGGGTAACAGGGATGCAGGTCTCGGTCAATGCAAAGGTAAATCAGACGATACTTATACGCGCTCTCTGCGCTGCCTATGTCGGCATCAAGATCACATTCCCTATAGATGTCGTGATCATCGCCTTTGACGGCAGGGCGCTGGGAGTGCCGCCGCTGAACCAGTACACCAAACCTTTTCTGCTGCCGGCAAATACGCCCTATGAGCTTTCAACTGCGCGGCGGTTTGATGTGCTGATGAGATCGGCGACGCCCTTTAGTAGCTTTGCTAATGTGGAGTTCATTCACAACAGGACAGGGGCTTCTTTGTTGAACGGAAGGATACCGATTGTTATTAGCGCGTAA
- a CDS encoding multicopper oxidase domain-containing protein, translating to MKNNSIKKALIDRRQFLIYAGGGIATIVLGACGGGGGGGGGSSSGGNSSGNGSGDGNGGGNFPSTQDPIPVTPVIQAITFRITDAMKDMVTHNSLRNARCYFWIYKSESPHLDADCPGPNIIAFQGDVIRLTLTNDLDEPHALHVPGMFSSGPVAPGATQTFEFTLSKTGTFLYYDNLNEPVNRVMGLHGALVVMPRQAVAGHKFTPFSNPTTAVQQLFDDLGTAEHWPGLAWEEADNSSTGKTPAFRQYIWLCHQASPLLFQEVGQYPAGQDYPAATFVDAFLNDPYVNSFKNGSFNKKAHFFTINGQSGHFSHNNPYICPNNRVGEPVIIRCLNAGLHMHSLHIHANHVFVLAENNVVRENPLWVDSYTLHALDTYEWLVPYIRPPDIPNVGGIGRADTPLTSPVTGKPVWPPDQELNTFIPPKGTIAGNGVDLSVQLSPLCYPMHDHSEASQSAQGGNYNCGLISGINFTGDRNAAGGVMTFPNAPDMHGPESTGPATVEFAGHGH from the coding sequence TTGAAAAACAACAGCATTAAGAAAGCATTGATTGACAGGCGTCAATTCCTTATTTACGCGGGAGGCGGGATAGCGACTATCGTTCTCGGCGCCTGCGGCGGTGGAGGCGGCGGTGGAGGCGGCAGCAGCTCCGGCGGTAATAGCAGTGGCAATGGAAGTGGTGATGGTAATGGAGGTGGTAATTTTCCGAGCACCCAGGACCCAATTCCAGTAACGCCGGTGATCCAGGCTATTACATTCCGCATTACTGATGCGATGAAAGATATGGTCACCCACAATTCGTTAAGAAACGCGCGCTGCTACTTCTGGATATACAAGAGTGAATCTCCTCACTTAGATGCTGATTGTCCGGGACCCAATATCATTGCGTTTCAGGGAGACGTTATCAGACTGACTCTGACCAATGATCTTGACGAACCCCACGCTCTTCATGTGCCCGGCATGTTCAGCAGCGGTCCGGTTGCGCCGGGAGCTACACAGACCTTTGAATTCACACTTTCAAAGACAGGCACATTTCTCTACTATGATAATCTTAACGAGCCTGTAAACCGCGTGATGGGACTTCACGGCGCGCTTGTAGTTATGCCGAGGCAGGCAGTTGCCGGTCATAAATTTACCCCGTTCAGCAATCCCACAACCGCGGTGCAGCAGTTGTTTGATGACCTTGGAACAGCCGAGCACTGGCCCGGTCTCGCATGGGAGGAGGCTGACAATTCTTCTACAGGCAAGACCCCGGCCTTCAGGCAGTACATCTGGCTGTGTCATCAGGCCAGTCCACTGCTGTTTCAGGAGGTGGGGCAGTATCCCGCAGGGCAGGATTACCCTGCCGCAACCTTCGTGGATGCATTCCTGAACGATCCTTATGTAAATTCATTTAAGAATGGAAGCTTCAACAAGAAGGCGCACTTCTTTACCATCAACGGGCAGTCCGGACATTTCTCCCACAACAATCCTTACATCTGCCCGAACAACCGCGTGGGCGAGCCGGTAATTATCCGCTGTCTCAACGCGGGGCTGCACATGCATTCCCTGCACATACACGCAAACCACGTATTTGTGCTGGCAGAAAATAATGTGGTCAGAGAAAATCCACTATGGGTGGACAGCTATACGCTGCATGCGCTGGACACCTATGAATGGCTGGTGCCCTATATCAGGCCGCCGGACATTCCAAATGTCGGGGGCATCGGGCGCGCGGACACTCCGCTCACCTCGCCAGTCACCGGCAAGCCGGTCTGGCCGCCGGACCAGGAACTGAACACCTTTATCCCGCCGAAAGGAACAATAGCCGGCAATGGTGTTGATCTCTCGGTGCAGTTGTCACCCCTCTGTTACCCAATGCACGACCATTCAGAGGCATCGCAGTCGGCGCAGGGAGGCAATTACAATTGCGGGTTGATCTCAGGTATAAATTTCACCGGAGACCGCAATGCCGCAGGCGGGGTGATGACGTTCCCTAACGCGCCTGACATGCACGGCCCTGAATCTACAGGCCCGGCAACAGTGGAGTTTGCAGGGCATGGTCATTAA
- a CDS encoding DUF1566 domain-containing protein — MKSEKEIFMINKIVTLVITFLLIVPELSNAVQLPATGQTACFDINGNPRACLGTGEDGEKQAGAAWPVRFSDNGNATITDNLTGLIWSKNANAPDPSPGVCVNAGSKMTWQQALAFVTCLNANNFSGFADWRLPNLNEMESLVHAGAANSSVYLIANGFTLVQADLYWTSTNDNSNLKAVPPAPDAWDVSLVSGDLALTSDKDLTRAVWPVRGLSTQLWKTGQTKCFDVAGSRINPCGTSLAGQDGEMLAGAAWPSPRFKTNVGPSSAATLAVDKLTGLIWPLDANSPGPAACPDTGHVMNWQEALDHIKCLNQNSYLGLSNWRLPNRKEVRSHIDYATGNPALPDLSPFVPLMVKEYVFWSSTTSAADTKTAWVVSVFDGSVNAASKGSGLLMAWPVSGPDISAPALTIDAIATSTSTTKLISGTVEAGVVPEVTVSAPAVAGSVTVSGTAWSVPVSGLSPGANSITVTAADLTGNIATQTAVITVILSDGKLCGGAAVSVCDALKALRIAVGLATATNEDMYHGDVAPLTAPDNRIDISDALLILKKAVGLISF, encoded by the coding sequence ATGAAAAGTGAAAAGGAGATATTCATGATCAATAAAATAGTGACACTTGTTATAACTTTCCTGCTGATCGTGCCGGAGCTTTCAAATGCCGTTCAACTACCTGCAACCGGTCAGACAGCATGCTTTGATATAAACGGGAATCCCCGCGCGTGTCTTGGCACCGGAGAAGACGGCGAGAAGCAGGCCGGAGCAGCGTGGCCTGTGCGGTTCAGCGATAACGGCAATGCAACTATAACCGACAATCTTACCGGGCTTATCTGGAGCAAGAACGCGAATGCCCCGGACCCTTCTCCGGGTGTATGCGTAAACGCCGGGAGCAAAATGACATGGCAGCAGGCCCTTGCTTTTGTGACATGCCTCAACGCTAATAATTTTTCCGGCTTCGCCGACTGGCGTCTTCCAAACCTTAACGAGATGGAGAGCCTGGTCCATGCAGGAGCAGCGAATTCATCAGTCTATTTAATCGCGAACGGCTTTACCCTGGTCCAGGCGGACCTGTACTGGACTTCCACAAACGATAACAGCAATCTCAAGGCCGTGCCTCCAGCACCTGACGCATGGGACGTGTCCCTCGTTTCAGGCGACTTGGCATTGACCTCTGATAAAGACCTTACAAGGGCTGTCTGGCCTGTGCGCGGCTTATCAACTCAGTTATGGAAGACCGGACAGACAAAGTGTTTCGATGTTGCAGGCAGTAGAATCAATCCCTGCGGCACCAGTCTGGCGGGCCAGGACGGAGAGATGCTTGCAGGCGCGGCGTGGCCTTCTCCCAGATTCAAAACGAATGTAGGCCCGAGCTCTGCCGCGACCCTTGCTGTTGACAAACTGACCGGCCTCATCTGGCCCCTTGACGCAAACAGCCCCGGACCTGCTGCCTGTCCCGATACCGGACATGTAATGAACTGGCAGGAGGCACTCGACCATATAAAGTGTCTTAATCAAAATTCATATCTCGGCCTTAGCAACTGGCGGCTACCTAACCGGAAGGAGGTGCGAAGCCATATAGATTATGCAACTGGAAATCCTGCTCTCCCCGACCTGAGTCCTTTTGTGCCTCTTATGGTAAAGGAGTACGTCTTCTGGTCCTCAACGACAAGCGCAGCCGACACAAAGACAGCATGGGTGGTCAGCGTGTTTGACGGAAGTGTTAATGCCGCCTCAAAGGGAAGCGGCCTCCTTATGGCCTGGCCGGTGAGCGGTCCAGATATTTCAGCTCCTGCCCTTACTATTGATGCCATCGCCACTTCCACTTCCACAACTAAGCTGATCTCCGGGACAGTGGAAGCCGGCGTGGTCCCGGAGGTCACGGTCAGCGCTCCGGCTGTCGCAGGCTCAGTCACTGTCAGCGGCACGGCATGGAGCGTCCCTGTCAGCGGATTGTCCCCGGGAGCAAACAGCATTACTGTTACCGCTGCCGACCTTACCGGGAACATCGCCACGCAAACGGCAGTTATAACAGTCATCCTCTCTGATGGTAAATTATGCGGCGGCGCTGCGGTAAGCGTCTGCGATGCGCTCAAGGCATTGCGTATTGCGGTCGGCCTTGCTACAGCAACAAATGAAGATATGTATCACGGAGACGTCGCTCCGTTAACTGCCCCGGACAACAGGATTGATATATCCGATGCCCTGCTGATTTTGAAGAAGGCTGTGGGGTTGATCAGCTTTTGA